A portion of the Symphalangus syndactylus isolate Jambi chromosome 13, NHGRI_mSymSyn1-v2.1_pri, whole genome shotgun sequence genome contains these proteins:
- the LOC129461048 gene encoding zinc finger protein 135: MKIFMVVHFYLMHNLETRPKVKLSVLKQGISEEISNNVILVERFLWDGLWYYCRGEDTEGHWEWSCESLESLAVPVAFTPVKTPVQEQWQRNGFGENVSLNPDLPHQPMTPQRQGPHMWGTSGKREKPDPNALQKTCVKEKPYKCQECGKAFSHSSALVEHHRTHTGERPYECHECGKGFRNSSALTKHQRIHTGEKPYKCTQCGRTFNQIAPLIQHQRTHTGEKPYECSECGKSFSFRSSFSQHERTHTGEKPYECSECGKAFRQSIHLTQHLRIHTGEKPYQCGECGKAFSHSSSLTKHQRIHTGEKPYECHECGKAFTQITPLIQHQRTHTGEKPYECSECGKAFSQSTLLTEHRRIHTGEKPYGCNECGKTFSHSSSLSQHERTHTGEKPYECSQCGKAFRQSTHLTQHQRIHTGEKPYECNDCGKAFSHSSSLTKHQRIHTGEKPYECNQCGRAFSQLAPLIQHQRIHTGEKPYECNQCGRAFSQSSLLIEHQRIHTKEKPYGCNECGKSFSHSSSLSQHERTHTGEKPYECHDCGKSFRQSTHLTQHRRIHTGEKPYACRDCGKAFTHSSSLTKHQRTHTG, from the exons atgaagatctttatgGTGGTCCACTTCTATTTAAtgcata ACTTGGAAACTAGACCCAAAGTCAAACTGTCGGTTCTAAAGCAAGGCATCTCTGAAGAAATATCCAACAATGTCATCTTGGTAGAAAGATTCCTGTGGGATGGTCTGTGGTACTACTGCAGGGGTGAGGACACTGAGGGCCACTGGGAATGGAGTTGTGAGAGCCTAGAGAGCCTGGCAGTGCCGGTGGCCTTCACGCCTGTGAAGACGCCTGTTCAGGAGCAGTGGCAGAGGAATGGGTTTGGGGAAAACGTAAGTCTGAACCCTGATCTCCCACATCAACCAATGACTCCTCAAAGACAAGGCCCCCACATGTGGGGAACAAGTGGAAAAAGGGAGAAGCCAGACCCAAATGCTCTACAGAAAACCTGTGTGaaagagaaaccctacaaatgtcaGGAATGCGGAAAGGCCTTTAGTCACAGCTCAGCACTTGTCGAACACCACCGGACGCACACAGGAGAGAGACCTTACGAATGTCACGAATGTGGAAAAGGCTTCCGGAACAGCTCGGCACTTACCAAACACCAGAGAATCCACACTGGGGAGAAACCCTATAAATGCACTCAGTGTGGGAGGACCTTCAACCAAATTGCCCCACTGATCCAGCACCAGAGAACTCACACAGGCGAGAAGCCCTATGAGTGCAGCGAATGTGGGAAATCCTTCAGTTTTAGGTCCTCCTTCAGCCAGCACGAGCGAACTCACACAGGTGAGAAGCCCTACGAGTGCAGTGAGTGCGGGAAAGCCTTCCGGCAAAGCATCCACCTCACCCAGCATCTGCGAATCCACACTGGGGAGAAACCCTATCAGTGTGGTGAGTGTGGCAAGGCCTTCAGCCACAGCTCGTCCTTGACCAAACACCAGCGAATCCACACAGGGGAGAAGCCCTACGAGTGCCATGAGTGTGGAAAAGCCTTcacccagatcacaccactgattCAGCACCAGAGGACCCACACAGGAGAAAAGCCCTATGAGTGCAGTGAGTGTGGGAAAGCTTTCAGTCAGAGCACACTCCTGACCGAGCATCGGAGGATTCACACGGGAGAGAAGCCCTATGGATGCAACGAGTGTGGGAAAACCTTCAGCCACAGCTCCTCGCTCAGCCAGCATGAGCGGACACACACAGGAGAGAAGCCCTATGAGTGCAGTCAGTGTGGGAAGGCCTTCCGGCAGAGCACGCACCTCACCCAACACCAGCGAATACACACAGGGGAGAAGCCCTATGAATGCAATGACTGCGGCAAGGCGTTCAGCCACAGCTCGTCCCTCACCAAACATCAGCGAATCCACACTGGGGAGAAGCCCTACGAATGCAACCAATGTGGCAGAGCCTTCAGCCAGCTTGCTCCCCTCATTCAGCATCAGAGGAtccacacaggagagaaaccctatgaatgtaaccAGTGTGGCAGAGCCTTCAGCCAGAGCTCCCTTCTCATCGAACACCAGAGGATTCACACCAAGGAAAAGCCCTATGGGTGCAATGAGTGTGGGAAATCCTTCAGCCACAGCTCCTCGCTCAGCCAGCACGAAAGGACGCACACTGGGGAAAAGCCCTATGAGTGTCACGATTGCGGAAAGTCCTTTAGGCAGAGCACCCACCTCACTCAGCACCGGAGGATCCACACAGGAGAGAAGCCATATGCATGCAGGGACTGTGGAAAGGCCTTTACACACAGCTCCTCCCTTACCAAGCACCAGAGAACTCACACTGGATAA
- the LOC129461090 gene encoding zinc finger protein 135-like → MELGVRRRSVGCRCCGLCLAVRREQVTFEDVVVEFSQEEWGQLKPAQRTLYRDVILDTFRLLVSVAHWLPKLNVISLLEQEADLQAVDSGLPQGV, encoded by the exons ATGGAGTTAGGCGTGCGCAGGCGCAGTGTCGGCTGCCGGTGCTGCGGCCTTTGTCTCGCAGTCAGGAGG GAGCAAGTGACCTTTGAGGACGTGGTAGTGGAATTCAGCCAGGAGGAGTGGGGGCAGCTGAAGCCTGCCCAGAGGACCCTGTACCGAGATGTAATACTAGACACCTTCAGGCTTCTGGTCTCTGTGG CACATTGGTTACCGAAGCTGAATGTCATCTCCCTGCTGGAGCAAGAGGCAGACCTGCAGGCGGTGGACTCTGGACTTCCCCAAGGCGTGTAA